From the genome of Constrictibacter sp. MBR-5:
CGCCAAGATCGCGGCGGCGATCGCCTGCTACGTCGAGGAGGGCGACCAACTCGAGGGTTTCATCGCCCGGACGCTGTCCGCGGCCAAGGTAAGGATCGAGCAGGACGCGCTGGAGGTGCTGGCCGCCCGCCTCGGCGGCGACCGAATCATGACGCGCAACGAGGTCGAGAAGCTGGCGCTCTATGTCGGCGCCGGCGGGACCGCGACCGTCGCGGACGTCGAGGCCAGCGTCGGCGACGCGGCCGATCTCTCGCTGCAGGACGTCGCCTTTGCCACCGGCTCGGGCGATATGGACCGCCTGCTCCAGTCGCTCGACCGTGCCTACGCCGCCGGGGAAAGTCCCATCCGCATCCTCCGCGCGGCGTCCGAGCACTTCCGTCGCCTTCATGTCACGGCGGCGCGCATCGCCAAGGGCATGGCGCTACCCCAGGCGGCGGGCATGCTGAAGCCAAAGGTGTTCTGGAAGCAGACCAACGAGTTCCAGGCCCAGGCCAAACGCTGGCCGGAGCCCTGGCTGGCGGCGGCGCTCGACCGCCTCGCCCAGGCGGAGATCGATTGCAAGACCACCGGCTATCCCGACCGCGCGATCTGCGCGCGGGTGCTGATGGAGGTCGGCAGGGCCGCCGCCCGCCGGTAGCGTCCGACCGGGAAGGGGCCGGTCAGCCCTGCCCCGCCGCCCCCTGCGCCAGCCCC
Proteins encoded in this window:
- the holA gene encoding DNA polymerase III subunit delta gives rise to the protein MKIQPARADAFVARPDPAIRAVLLFGPDDGLVRERAAALARTVVADLRDPFRVAETTGAALRADPAWLADEAASIAFGGGRRVVRIRGVGDGETTAFERFLDDPMGDALVVAEASDLPARSALRKLFEDAKIAAAIACYVEEGDQLEGFIARTLSAAKVRIEQDALEVLAARLGGDRIMTRNEVEKLALYVGAGGTATVADVEASVGDAADLSLQDVAFATGSGDMDRLLQSLDRAYAAGESPIRILRAASEHFRRLHVTAARIAKGMALPQAAGMLKPKVFWKQTNEFQAQAKRWPEPWLAAALDRLAQAEIDCKTTGYPDRAICARVLMEVGRAAARR